The following are from one region of the Vicugna pacos chromosome 9, VicPac4, whole genome shotgun sequence genome:
- the GINS3 gene encoding DNA replication complex GINS protein PSF3, whose translation MSEAYFRVESGALGPEENFLSLDDILMSHEKLPVRTEIPMPRLGAFFLDRSGGSETDNAIPQGSKLELPLWLAKGLFDNKRRILSVELPKIYQEGWRTVFSADANVVDLHKMGPHFYGFGSQLLHFDSPENADISQSLLQTFIGRFRRIMDSSQNAYNEDTSALVARLDEMERGLFQTGQKGLNDFQCWEKGQASQITASNLVQNYKKRKFTDMED comes from the exons ATGTCCGAGGCTTATTTCCGCGTGGAGTCAGGTGCGCTGGGGCCTGAGGagaactttctttccttggacgaCATCCTCATGTCCCACGAGAAGCTCCCGGTGCGCACAGAGATCCCCATGCCGCGCCTCGGAGCCTTCTTCCTGGATCGGAGCGGAGGGTCCGAGACCGACAACGCAATCCCTCAG GGCTCAAAGCTTGAACTCCCCTTGTGGCTGGCAAAAGGACTTTTTGACAACAAGCGGCGGATCCTTTCCGTGGAACTTCCCAAGATCTACCAAGAGGGTTGGAGGACCGTGTTCAGTGCAGATGCTAACGTGGTGGACCTCCACAAAATGGGGCCACATTTCTACGGGTTTGGCTCCCAACTCTTGCATTTTGACAGCCCAGAGAATGCAGACATCTCCCAGTCTCTCCTGCAG ACGTTTATTGGGCGTTTCCGCCGCATCATGGACTCCTCCCAGAATGCTTATAACGAAGACACTTCGGCACTGGTAGCCAGGCTGGATGAGATGGAGAGGGGCTTGTTTCAAACAGGGCAGAAGGGACTGAATGACTTTCAATGTTGGGAGAAGGGACAGGCGTCTCAGATCACAGCTTCCAACCTCGTTCAGAACTACAAGAAGAGAAAATTCACTGACATGGAAGACTGA